A part of Desulfonatronovibrio magnus genomic DNA contains:
- a CDS encoding SbcC/MukB-like Walker B domain-containing protein, protein MRPDIPEVFIPDDIIADGLILVGYQLFPAAYIALHPRMTVLSGNNAVGKTTILDAVQTILICHQQYINLNVATGQFDRSLSGQLSGRVGWAVLSIAGHAEIKAIGVRLHARATAEGLDLTPFTMTSMEPFPDLFLNKEKSQIVPDFQNLKKNVLKQDIQAQVNDFASVDEYHRLLFSQGLLPVTMDRQGKKKFATLWSQVTRPKLDRLGLFLKEMLCPDPSQGVKFSDVEKLMRDRRSISSQIKSIEIFRKTRLELEEQRKTLDSCRYKYLSTELGMLQARARLFHSKIEREKKREQETVEALKQIESRLENSWTEKKDINQERDKYLSRQTELSRQKRHFEEYQNLIREEKQLGLEMSKITDGLSAAEKFRQDTASQVLEIKEQHGTEQAAFMALQEKLKFLLADKEKYEAFVRKLEQSLEKTGRPIKTWQELNEAWLASEKEKNRLDSLPELKVRLEEIRRRVELREQAVELAEWFKRSYPETTPFFSGNRQDFISLIRQWEDIDFESGITKKGAELDKLLTLIDGLEKGRPGISDTVARHVDAGRLALVADKYEHLDLERASQVQAGLGPYARGVVVQNLEEVAQLDLGDEEFMLLSRDVDPDKLRLVQTSKGTVSGMGGLYWFTPDEPLWLGAQARARELSKLNARREILEEELESLNNERRQNAQRISKARELAGFWAGLEDKSCVDELTALDEEIKSLESQGWRIRDTYQYLNSLVRKRDLFDLHTAPKIYARAHKQAQEAQKSLEKLKGKMARLEKEQVRADSDLKRLQEQQKSKDRRLTEIQVTVQNLIREEPVEVLEGKIDFSQADALAGRIKAFDEQLRRIEESRDRSHQEKGRKNELLRLIQKELEGFEKELRVCQSTEEKRLTEWQDFYPDINPEYRQGNFTRDDSTLLKSQWLQAEKFLEKIINDVSAEHSLHLPHDVSSETKVDLILNNIIPQAVDLDRVEEQFQRLKAELKEIEARIRSYVQDIKRRVDQDISNLKRRLDKVNTILADIRFGRISQVRVELQYLPSYAGLKSLQGDRLTLLDFDSKTTLEEFVQELIRNIFRHGQTRISEDQIADYRTYIEMTWSITDLEGNVRQKGFSGGETLGINLAICLGLLFHWGGEAGHARRGLLIMALDEAERLDEQAVNTVRELLDRVECQLLVALPRTMRVPKTLCHMLTPLAQGVTHISVYHKG, encoded by the coding sequence ATGAGACCTGATATACCTGAGGTATTCATACCTGACGATATAATAGCAGACGGGCTGATTCTGGTGGGATACCAGCTTTTTCCGGCTGCTTACATTGCCCTGCATCCCAGAATGACAGTTCTTTCAGGCAACAATGCCGTGGGCAAGACCACTATTCTGGATGCTGTGCAGACCATTCTCATCTGTCACCAGCAATATATCAACCTGAATGTGGCTACCGGACAGTTTGACCGTTCCCTGTCCGGACAGCTGAGCGGACGGGTGGGCTGGGCAGTCTTGTCCATTGCAGGGCACGCTGAAATTAAAGCCATAGGCGTACGTCTGCATGCCAGGGCAACAGCAGAGGGTCTTGATTTGACTCCTTTCACCATGACCAGCATGGAGCCCTTTCCTGATCTTTTTCTCAACAAAGAAAAATCCCAGATTGTTCCTGATTTTCAAAACTTGAAAAAAAATGTGCTTAAGCAGGATATACAGGCCCAGGTCAACGATTTTGCCAGTGTGGATGAATATCACCGCCTGTTGTTTTCCCAGGGGCTCTTGCCTGTAACCATGGACAGGCAGGGAAAAAAGAAATTCGCCACACTCTGGAGTCAGGTTACCCGTCCCAAGTTAGACAGACTGGGTCTCTTTCTAAAGGAAATGCTCTGTCCTGATCCATCCCAGGGAGTCAAGTTCTCTGATGTGGAAAAATTGATGCGGGATCGCCGCAGTATCAGCAGTCAGATCAAGTCCATTGAAATATTTCGCAAAACCAGACTTGAACTGGAAGAGCAGCGCAAAACCCTTGACAGCTGCCGCTATAAATATCTTTCTACTGAACTTGGCATGCTTCAGGCCAGAGCCAGGCTTTTTCACTCCAAAATTGAAAGAGAAAAAAAGCGTGAGCAGGAAACTGTTGAAGCTCTGAAACAAATCGAGTCCAGACTGGAAAATTCATGGACTGAAAAAAAAGATATTAATCAGGAGCGCGACAAGTATCTGAGCAGACAGACTGAGCTTTCGCGTCAGAAAAGACATTTTGAAGAATATCAGAATCTTATTCGTGAAGAAAAGCAGTTGGGCCTGGAAATGTCTAAGATAACAGATGGGTTATCAGCAGCTGAAAAATTCAGGCAGGACACAGCAAGTCAGGTTCTTGAAATTAAGGAGCAGCATGGCACAGAGCAGGCCGCTTTCATGGCCCTGCAGGAAAAGCTTAAATTTCTTCTCGCTGACAAGGAAAAGTATGAGGCTTTTGTCCGGAAACTGGAACAATCCTTGGAAAAAACAGGACGGCCCATAAAGACTTGGCAGGAACTCAATGAAGCCTGGCTGGCAAGTGAGAAAGAAAAAAACCGCCTGGACAGTCTGCCTGAGCTTAAGGTCAGGCTTGAGGAAATCCGCAGGCGGGTTGAACTTCGGGAGCAGGCCGTGGAACTGGCTGAGTGGTTTAAACGGAGTTATCCTGAAACTACCCCTTTTTTCTCAGGCAACAGGCAGGATTTTATTTCATTGATCCGTCAATGGGAGGACATTGATTTTGAGTCAGGGATAACGAAAAAAGGAGCTGAGCTGGATAAGCTTTTAACCCTCATTGATGGCCTGGAAAAAGGACGTCCAGGTATTTCTGATACTGTGGCCAGGCATGTAGATGCAGGCAGGCTGGCTTTAGTTGCTGATAAATATGAGCACCTGGATCTGGAAAGGGCTTCTCAGGTCCAGGCCGGGCTTGGTCCATATGCCCGCGGGGTTGTGGTTCAAAATCTTGAAGAGGTTGCTCAGCTTGACCTTGGTGATGAAGAGTTCATGCTCCTGAGCCGGGATGTTGATCCTGACAAGTTGAGACTTGTGCAAACAAGCAAGGGAACTGTGTCCGGCATGGGCGGGCTTTACTGGTTTACTCCTGATGAACCACTCTGGCTGGGAGCCCAGGCCAGGGCCAGAGAGTTGTCTAAGTTAAACGCCAGAAGAGAAATCCTGGAAGAAGAGCTTGAGTCTTTGAACAATGAGCGCAGACAAAATGCCCAGCGCATCAGTAAAGCCAGGGAACTGGCAGGGTTCTGGGCAGGTCTGGAGGACAAGTCATGTGTTGATGAGCTGACTGCTCTGGATGAGGAGATCAAAAGCCTTGAAAGCCAGGGATGGCGCATCAGGGATACTTATCAATACCTGAACTCACTGGTCCGTAAACGTGATCTGTTTGATCTGCACACTGCCCCAAAAATTTATGCCAGGGCGCACAAGCAGGCCCAGGAAGCTCAAAAGTCTCTGGAAAAGCTTAAAGGCAAAATGGCTCGGCTTGAAAAAGAGCAGGTCAGGGCTGATTCAGATCTCAAGAGGCTGCAGGAGCAGCAGAAGTCTAAGGATAGAAGGCTGACCGAAATTCAGGTAACTGTCCAGAATCTCATCAGAGAAGAGCCTGTAGAGGTCCTTGAGGGAAAGATAGATTTTTCTCAGGCAGACGCCCTTGCTGGTCGGATCAAAGCCTTTGATGAGCAATTGCGTCGTATTGAAGAATCAAGAGACAGATCTCATCAGGAAAAAGGTCGTAAGAATGAGCTTTTGCGCCTGATTCAAAAAGAGCTTGAAGGATTTGAAAAAGAACTGAGAGTCTGTCAAAGTACTGAAGAAAAACGTCTAACTGAGTGGCAGGATTTTTATCCGGATATAAACCCTGAATACAGGCAGGGTAATTTTACCAGGGATGATTCCACCCTTTTGAAATCTCAGTGGCTGCAGGCAGAAAAGTTTCTTGAGAAGATCATCAACGATGTCAGCGCAGAGCATTCTTTGCATCTGCCCCATGATGTTTCTTCAGAAACCAAAGTTGATTTAATCCTGAACAATATTATTCCGCAAGCCGTGGACCTGGACCGGGTTGAAGAACAGTTTCAAAGGCTCAAGGCAGAACTTAAGGAAATTGAAGCCAGAATCAGAAGCTATGTCCAGGATATCAAGCGCAGGGTGGATCAGGATATTTCCAATCTCAAGAGAAGGTTGGACAAGGTTAACACCATTCTGGCGGATATCAGGTTTGGGCGCATCAGTCAGGTCAGGGTTGAGCTTCAGTATCTGCCATCATATGCAGGCCTGAAGAGCCTGCAGGGAGATCGGCTCACATTGCTTGATTTTGATAGCAAGACCACTCTGGAAGAGTTTGTGCAGGAGCTTATCAGGAATATTTTCAGGCATGGTCAGACCAGGATAAGTGAAGATCAGATAGCTGACTACCGGACATATATTGAGATGACCTGGTCCATTACTGATCTTGAGGGCAATGTCAGGCAAAAGGGATTTTCCGGTGGAGAAACCCTTGGCATCAACCTGGCCATCTGCCTTGGCCTGCTCTTTCATTGGGGTGGGGAGGCAGGCCATGCCAGGCGAGGACTTTTGATTATGGCCTTAGATGAGGCTGAACGCTTAGATGAACAGGCAGTCAATACTGTCCGGGAGCTTCTGGACCGGGTGGAATGTCAGCTTCTGGTTGCTCTGCCCAGAACCATGCGTGTACCAAAAACCCTGTGCCATATGCTGACCCCTCTTGCTCAGGGCGTGACTCATATATCAGTTTATCATAAAGGATGA
- a CDS encoding DUF4160 domain-containing protein translates to MPVLSIFFGIIIRMRHDDHPPPHIHAAYQGFEALIEIKTGTITDGYLPNKAAKIVKEWCLVHQAELLENWERAQRFEPLERIQGADFDD, encoded by the coding sequence ATGCCTGTTTTATCAATATTTTTCGGCATCATTATAAGGATGAGACATGATGACCATCCCCCTCCACACATACACGCTGCTTATCAGGGATTTGAGGCCTTGATTGAAATCAAAACAGGCACCATAACCGATGGATACCTTCCGAATAAAGCAGCAAAAATTGTTAAAGAATGGTGTCTTGTACATCAGGCTGAACTGCTTGAAAACTGGGAAAGGGCACAGCGTTTTGAACCCTTGGAACGTATACAGGGAGCTGACTTCGATGATTAA
- a CDS encoding DUF2442 domain-containing protein translates to MIKITQAKYLGDYQVELSFSDGMTGIFDGESLLKRSGPLLKPLNDELFFQRFFVDFGALSWPHGLELSPAKLYQSCNLHKAA, encoded by the coding sequence ATGATTAAAATTACTCAGGCCAAATATCTTGGCGACTACCAGGTTGAGTTGTCATTTTCTGATGGAATGACCGGAATTTTTGACGGAGAATCTCTTTTAAAAAGAAGCGGTCCTTTACTGAAACCATTAAATGATGAGCTCTTTTTTCAACGTTTTTTTGTAGACTTTGGAGCTTTGAGCTGGCCTCATGGGCTGGAATTGTCGCCAGCCAAACTCTATCAGAGCTGCAATCTGCACAAGGCCGCTTAG
- a CDS encoding ATP-binding protein, producing the protein MKVLQINRFSYIIIHSGFQKFFLVTGLGLILCKQFIEQYGGKIWIESEPGQGTAVSFTLPLA; encoded by the coding sequence ATGAAAGTCCTCCAGATTAACAGGTTTTCCTATATAATCATCCATTCCGGGTTCCAGAAATTTTTCCTGGTCACCGGGCTGGGTTTGATTCTGTGCAAACAGTTCATTGAACAGTATGGCGGAAAGATCTGGATTGAAAGTGAGCCAGGCCAGGGAACTGCAGTCAGCTTTACGTTGCCTCTGGCTTAA
- a CDS encoding BrnT family toxin, producing the protein MSFEYDPKKSDINKDKHGINFVEAQELWNDPDLFEIPAKTTDEPRSLIIGKIGEKHWAGIITYRLNNIRLISVRRARNEEVELYES; encoded by the coding sequence ATGAGCTTTGAATATGACCCCAAAAAATCAGATATCAACAAAGATAAGCATGGAATTAATTTTGTTGAAGCTCAAGAGCTTTGGAATGATCCTGATTTATTTGAAATCCCAGCTAAAACAACAGATGAACCGAGATCCTTGATCATCGGCAAAATTGGCGAAAAACACTGGGCCGGGATTATCACCTATCGACTTAATAATATACGATTGATCTCAGTAAGGCGTGCTAGAAATGAGGAGGTGGAGCTTTATGAAAGCTAA
- the brnA gene encoding type II toxin-antitoxin system BrnA family antitoxin: MKAKDLEKTFDEGKSILNQFDLSKARRPNQEQKRVNVDFPLWMIQSLDKEAKRLGVPRQSIIKVWLAERLHKSAAL, translated from the coding sequence ATGAAAGCTAAAGACTTAGAGAAAACATTTGACGAAGGGAAAAGCATTTTAAATCAGTTTGACCTCTCTAAAGCCAGACGTCCTAATCAAGAGCAAAAAAGAGTTAATGTCGATTTCCCTCTATGGATGATTCAGTCATTAGATAAAGAAGCTAAACGACTTGGTGTCCCCCGGCAATCGATTATTAAGGTGTGGCTAGCAGAGAGATTACATAAATCAGCCGCTTTATAG
- a CDS encoding VOC family protein encodes MSDRFTTHGAFSWCELLTTNVEGAKEFYSDLLGWTLEDMTTGGMKYTVVKAGDEEIAGIMDMPPQVPEGTPPHWGTYITVKDVDAVAQNAGQLGGTILVPPTDIPGVGRFSVLQDPQGAFFSVITYKT; translated from the coding sequence ATGAGCGACAGGTTTACGACTCACGGAGCTTTCAGCTGGTGCGAACTGCTGACCACCAATGTCGAAGGTGCGAAAGAATTTTACAGCGATTTGCTGGGCTGGACATTGGAAGACATGACCACCGGGGGAATGAAATACACTGTGGTCAAAGCCGGAGATGAGGAAATTGCCGGGATTATGGACATGCCTCCGCAGGTGCCCGAGGGAACGCCGCCGCACTGGGGCACATACATCACCGTAAAAGATGTGGACGCCGTGGCGCAAAATGCCGGACAGCTTGGCGGGACCATACTGGTCCCACCCACAGACATCCCTGGCGTCGGACGTTTCAGCGTCCTGCAGGATCCGCAAGGGGCGTTTTTCAGCGTCATCACATACAAGACATAA
- a CDS encoding GNAT family N-acetyltransferase, with translation MKDILQDVSSSSLVTAIESNLFAFLPLFELCPQAEIHDDPQLLWSLTDIPFPLFNSIMRARIAPDDVNAAIEAAMTRGREKNVPILWWTGPTTKPSDLGMYLNMHGFTREDDAPGMALNLRSLNTDFPVPDGLTFEKVKDAERLKQWHYPFASGFGMPDFAVNALIDLFEQISFVNQLPLLHYTGWLEGKPVAAGSVYLAAGVAGIYNVVTVPEARRKGIGTLITLALLREAQMAGYRISILHTSKMGLSVYRQLGFQEYCSIGQYLWSPEQA, from the coding sequence GTGAAAGACATTCTGCAAGACGTATCTTCTTCTTCGTTAGTGACCGCTATTGAAAGCAATCTGTTTGCATTTTTGCCATTGTTCGAGCTCTGCCCTCAAGCTGAAATCCATGATGATCCACAGCTGCTGTGGTCTCTTACTGATATTCCTTTTCCGCTGTTCAACAGCATCATGCGCGCAAGAATAGCTCCAGATGATGTAAATGCCGCTATCGAAGCAGCCATGACCCGTGGCAGGGAAAAAAATGTACCCATACTGTGGTGGACCGGACCGACCACTAAACCATCTGACTTAGGGATGTATCTAAATATGCATGGCTTTACCCGTGAAGATGATGCACCCGGGATGGCGCTGAACTTGCGATCCCTTAACACAGACTTTCCTGTACCTGACGGTTTAACTTTTGAGAAAGTCAAGGATGCCGAAAGACTTAAGCAGTGGCATTACCCTTTTGCATCGGGATTCGGCATGCCAGATTTTGCGGTGAATGCTCTGATAGATTTATTCGAGCAGATCAGCTTTGTTAATCAGCTGCCCTTGCTCCACTACACGGGCTGGCTGGAAGGAAAGCCAGTGGCAGCGGGATCGGTTTATCTGGCAGCAGGCGTGGCCGGCATTTATAATGTAGTCACCGTTCCAGAGGCTCGACGCAAAGGTATAGGCACACTTATCACTCTGGCACTTTTACGAGAGGCTCAGATGGCGGGTTACCGGATCAGCATCCTGCATACCTCCAAAATGGGGCTTAGTGTCTATCGTCAACTTGGATTTCAGGAGTATTGCTCTATTGGTCAGTATCTCTGGTCACCTGAACAAGCCTGA
- a CDS encoding TrmO family methyltransferase domain-containing protein → MNGFLDTERRGVFATRSPKRPNSIGLSIVKLTGIKGREVFLENVDILDGTPVLDIKPYVKDFDIWPADRFGWLDEKAQNAQNHKSDGRFEGKSA, encoded by the coding sequence TTGAATGGGTTTTTGGACACTGAACGACGCGGGGTTTTCGCGACTCGTTCTCCAAAACGTCCCAATTCTATTGGACTGTCCATAGTCAAGCTGACAGGAATTAAAGGCAGGGAGGTGTTTCTGGAAAACGTTGATATTCTTGACGGAACTCCGGTCCTGGATATCAAGCCTTACGTCAAGGATTTTGACATATGGCCAGCTGATCGGTTTGGCTGGCTCGATGAAAAAGCGCAAAATGCCCAGAATCACAAAAGCGATGGACGTTTTGAAGGAAAGAGTGCCTAA
- a CDS encoding Wadjet anti-phage system protein JetD domain-containing protein, translating to MDDPLQKCLAWTQLQNQGRSPHRKALDPLVQAGIAELQGREVVLVDHETLSNIIESQCSAVIQARDEANELISSMGLDVSITSKPMEALALLRELHRRSAHEKPCHVQSLSSALFQDSKHILRFPVLNKIYSNWSQGLFQRGELRVRSWSDLHHRQGLNLKHITRTLGQACIQAGKASKTENFDFSEIRFVLTTENLAPFMQLELKHGLLIFCQGYASALPGLWLKNLPLQCKWVHFGDFDPDGLFIFEQLLKASKRKGHFFPDLPFLQRYRDRLAPWNASRKFDPEKYQHDDCKELALWGKENNVYAEQEWIMEMLGPDRVIAAIT from the coding sequence ATGGATGATCCTTTGCAGAAATGTCTGGCCTGGACACAGCTTCAAAATCAGGGACGATCGCCTCATCGCAAGGCTTTGGATCCCCTGGTCCAGGCAGGGATTGCAGAACTTCAGGGCCGGGAAGTTGTGCTCGTGGATCATGAAACCCTGTCTAACATTATTGAATCCCAATGCAGCGCAGTCATTCAGGCCAGGGATGAAGCCAATGAGCTAATTTCTTCCATGGGCTTAGATGTGAGCATTACATCCAAGCCCATGGAGGCCCTTGCTCTCTTAAGGGAACTCCATAGACGCTCGGCTCATGAAAAACCATGTCATGTTCAGTCCCTTAGTTCAGCCCTGTTTCAGGATTCCAAGCATATATTGCGCTTTCCGGTTCTCAATAAAATTTATTCCAATTGGTCTCAAGGCCTTTTTCAGCGTGGTGAATTAAGGGTAAGGTCCTGGTCGGATTTGCATCACAGGCAGGGCTTGAACCTTAAGCATATTACCCGGACTCTGGGTCAGGCATGCATTCAGGCTGGGAAAGCTTCCAAGACAGAAAATTTTGATTTTTCAGAAATCAGGTTTGTGCTTACTACTGAAAACCTTGCTCCGTTTATGCAGTTGGAGCTTAAACACGGCCTGCTCATTTTCTGCCAGGGCTATGCCTCAGCTCTGCCCGGGCTTTGGCTGAAAAATCTTCCTCTGCAATGCAAATGGGTGCATTTTGGTGATTTTGACCCGGACGGGCTGTTTATCTTTGAACAGCTCTTAAAAGCATCCAAAAGAAAAGGACATTTTTTTCCGGATTTGCCTTTTTTGCAAAGATACAGGGACCGCCTTGCTCCCTGGAATGCTTCCAGAAAGTTTGACCCGGAAAAGTATCAACATGACGACTGCAAAGAGCTTGCCCTTTGGGGAAAAGAAAACAATGTCTACGCAGAGCAGGAGTGGATAATGGAAATGCTTGGTCCGGACAGGGTTATTGCTGCCATTACCTGA
- a CDS encoding AAA-like domain-containing protein — translation MRYFHSYGPVDCEEHFCVARTDLVQQCVSQLVANPEKSGHYFTIWAPRQCGKTWLMRQARLEIEHKYGDRFLVGMMSMQGVVFNDPDSPDEILPWFADLFEDALGIRPDPPDDWQDWTTLFRKSRGIFSKPLILFIDEFDSLPPKAIDRLVTMFRNMYLQREAYALHGLALIGVRALLGVDSDRGSPFNVQRSLHVPRFTREEVEDLFGQYQSESGQSVTPEVVQNVYGATLGQPGLVCWFGELLTTKYNPGPGMVIDRAVWSQTYRRACFSEWNNTVLNLLKKARGQYQQHVLELFTRSDIQFSIDVPWCSYLYLNGIIDRTEVMDDRGETLDVCRFASPFIQQRLYNALTRDLMGEQTPILALEPLDDLADVFSGPELDLPALLERYTAYLNRLKAAGRNPCQDQPRRSDLHYTEYVGHFHLYFWLQNAVQDHCIVSPEFPTGNGRVDLHLKCPRNEGGKEGVIEVKSYINQAKMHRHIDQAANYARNLGLPSITLALFVPVEDEAVLAKLSGTHEIEGVRVMVKAIGWV, via the coding sequence ATGCGCTATTTTCATTCCTACGGGCCAGTAGATTGTGAAGAGCATTTTTGCGTTGCGCGTACGGATCTGGTGCAGCAGTGCGTAAGCCAATTAGTGGCCAATCCGGAAAAGAGCGGGCACTATTTCACCATCTGGGCACCTCGACAGTGCGGCAAGACGTGGCTGATGCGGCAGGCCAGGCTGGAAATTGAACATAAATACGGGGACAGGTTCCTGGTCGGAATGATGTCTATGCAGGGCGTGGTCTTCAATGACCCTGACTCTCCTGACGAGATATTGCCCTGGTTTGCGGACCTGTTCGAGGACGCCCTCGGCATTCGGCCTGACCCTCCTGACGACTGGCAGGACTGGACCACCCTGTTTCGCAAGTCCAGAGGCATATTTTCCAAGCCTCTGATTCTGTTCATTGACGAGTTCGACAGCCTGCCGCCAAAAGCCATTGACCGCCTGGTGACCATGTTTCGCAACATGTATCTGCAGCGGGAGGCCTATGCCCTGCATGGTCTGGCCCTGATCGGCGTGCGAGCCTTGCTTGGGGTGGACTCTGACCGGGGCTCGCCTTTCAACGTACAGCGCTCCCTGCACGTCCCCCGGTTCACACGGGAGGAAGTCGAGGATCTGTTTGGCCAGTACCAGTCTGAAAGCGGCCAGTCCGTGACCCCGGAAGTGGTCCAGAACGTATACGGGGCCACCCTGGGTCAGCCTGGGCTGGTCTGCTGGTTCGGGGAGCTTTTGACGACAAAATACAATCCAGGGCCAGGCATGGTCATTGACCGTGCGGTATGGTCCCAGACCTATAGGCGGGCCTGTTTTTCGGAATGGAACAACACCGTACTCAACCTGCTTAAAAAAGCCAGGGGCCAATACCAGCAGCATGTTCTGGAACTGTTCACCCGCTCCGACATCCAGTTCAGCATCGATGTCCCCTGGTGCAGTTATCTGTACCTTAACGGGATCATCGACCGAACTGAGGTCATGGATGATCGCGGCGAGACACTGGATGTCTGTCGGTTCGCCTCGCCCTTTATCCAGCAACGCCTGTACAACGCCCTGACCCGAGATCTGATGGGCGAACAAACCCCGATCCTGGCCCTGGAGCCCCTGGATGATCTGGCGGACGTTTTCTCCGGGCCGGAGCTGGACCTGCCGGCCCTGCTTGAGCGCTACACTGCCTATCTCAATCGGCTCAAGGCAGCGGGCCGCAATCCCTGTCAGGACCAGCCCCGCCGTTCAGACCTGCATTATACCGAATACGTGGGCCATTTTCATCTCTATTTCTGGCTACAAAACGCGGTGCAGGACCATTGCATCGTCAGCCCGGAGTTCCCAACGGGCAACGGCCGGGTGGACCTGCATCTGAAGTGTCCACGCAACGAAGGGGGCAAAGAGGGGGTCATCGAGGTCAAGAGCTATATCAACCAGGCCAAAATGCACCGCCACATCGACCAGGCCGCGAACTACGCCCGCAACCTGGGCCTGCCATCCATCACCCTGGCCCTGTTCGTTCCAGTGGAGGACGAGGCTGTTCTGGCCAAATTGTCCGGTACGCATGAGATCGAGGGCGTGCGAGTGATGGTCAAAGCCATTGGCTGGGTGTGA
- a CDS encoding AbrB/MazE/SpoVT family DNA-binding domain-containing protein, whose translation MRARVIKIGNSQGFRIPKPVLEQTGIKDDVEIEVDKDQIIIRPVTKVRDGWDAAFKKMAQKGDDELIFDEITDHSWDDEEWQW comes from the coding sequence ATGAGGGCGCGTGTAATTAAAATTGGTAACTCTCAAGGATTTCGTATTCCCAAGCCTGTCCTTGAGCAAACTGGAATAAAGGATGATGTTGAAATCGAGGTGGATAAAGATCAAATAATCATCAGGCCCGTAACAAAAGTTCGCGATGGCTGGGACGCCGCATTTAAGAAGATGGCCCAAAAAGGTGATGATGAACTGATATTTGATGAAATTACTGATCACTCTTGGGATGATGAGGAATGGCAATGGTAG
- a CDS encoding type II toxin-antitoxin system PemK/MazF family toxin, which produces MVVKRFEVYLVNLDPTIGAEIQKTRPCLVVSPDEMNRNIRTVMIAPMTSAQNDYPTRVSCTFANKKGQIVLDQLQTIDKVRLIQKLGTIGSNAQLEVVSVLQKLFAL; this is translated from the coding sequence ATGGTAGTCAAGCGCTTTGAGGTTTACCTGGTAAATCTCGATCCAACTATCGGTGCAGAGATTCAAAAGACCAGACCTTGCCTCGTTGTTTCCCCTGATGAAATGAACCGTAACATCCGCACGGTGATGATTGCTCCCATGACCTCTGCCCAGAACGATTATCCCACCCGGGTTTCATGCACTTTTGCAAATAAAAAAGGGCAAATTGTGCTGGATCAGCTGCAAACAATTGATAAGGTGAGGCTTATTCAAAAGCTTGGCACCATAGGCTCAAACGCGCAATTGGAGGTTGTTTCAGTGCTTCAAAAATTATTTGCATTATAA